The Vibrio agarivorans genome window below encodes:
- a CDS encoding PTS transporter subunit EIIB, producing the protein MLEAIGGVENILETDACASRLRLELITTEFVDRQQLQQTGAYGVIVLDEKNVHIVYGFKANLYSQVIESRLVSLN; encoded by the coding sequence ATTCTCGAAGCCATTGGTGGCGTCGAGAATATTCTGGAGACTGATGCTTGTGCATCACGATTAAGGTTGGAGCTGATTACAACTGAGTTCGTCGATCGCCAACAATTGCAGCAGACAGGAGCATACGGTGTGATAGTGCTAGATGAAAAAAACGTGCATATTGTTTATGGTTTCAAAGCTAACCTCTATTCTCAAGTCATCGAATCGAGGCTCGTCTCTTTGAACTAA
- a CDS encoding type II secretion system protein, giving the protein MEKQRGFTLIELIVIITILAILSVVALPRFLNLQKDSRERVIEQIEVSVETANDLINMKAQLPSYSTQAVPNRDDLLDIDLDGDGVFDIRLKWGFLDNTDIQKRITLDDSFVIEEEGYEKTYVGYDFDQDGQASDDRCYFLYTQAESSTTPPVYSRELTGC; this is encoded by the coding sequence ATGGAAAAACAGCGCGGTTTTACGCTCATCGAGCTGATTGTCATTATTACAATTTTGGCCATTCTTTCAGTTGTAGCATTACCACGGTTTCTGAACCTGCAAAAAGACAGTCGTGAGAGAGTGATCGAGCAAATTGAGGTTAGTGTTGAAACCGCCAACGATCTCATCAATATGAAAGCACAATTGCCGAGTTATTCGACACAGGCAGTACCTAATCGTGATGATTTGCTAGATATAGACCTTGATGGTGATGGCGTGTTTGATATCCGCTTGAAGTGGGGGTTTTTAGACAACACTGATATTCAAAAGCGTATCACATTGGACGATAGCTTTGTGATCGAAGAAGAGGGTTATGAAAAAACCTATGTCGGATATGACTTTGACCAGGATGGGCAGGCAAGTGATGACCGCTGTTATTTTTTGTACACCCAAGCAGAGAGCTCTACAACACCACCAGTTTATAGCCGAGAGCTGACCGGTTGTTAG
- a CDS encoding DUF1254 domain-containing protein: MNTRPITTLALSIALATSITVPNALASTGNTPITPIQQALHSETYNLGLSAYLWGSTLVRMEQISRQYTDVSKPQADTSYRAPLNEFGHARRLSTPADTDMPTANRDTLYSSAVLDLSQEPFVLEVPEVSDRYYVINMFDMWHNLFQYVGTRETGSLEKQFLIVPPGWDADGDIPRELNIIEAPTSKVWLWGRTQVLDDNNYANAHAVQDEYTLTPLSEYISGKPTSTQPELSPRAGDANDPLRFYHELATYLSDNPLDERQKAMAGQFKKIGLTKDGFDSDSLSDAAKAELVRAIRDGQQIVMAQQANPANLEMKDGWVYTFALDAFGDDNSMRSLIAHPYLGGQGPKEAIYPMAATDANGQPLNGEQDYTMTFDGEPPVGAFWSVTVYDAKTKMLVDNPIKRYNINNLSDLEKNRDGSFTLHLSHQAPKDAAMKDNWLPTPDGRFYVLTRLYIPGKEVLNMDWTVPGLQAQ; the protein is encoded by the coding sequence ATGAATACTCGCCCAATAACTACCCTCGCACTTTCAATCGCGCTAGCCACCAGCATCACGGTTCCGAATGCGTTAGCAAGCACTGGAAACACCCCGATAACACCTATCCAGCAGGCGCTGCACAGTGAAACTTACAACTTAGGTTTGAGTGCTTATCTATGGGGCTCCACATTAGTTCGTATGGAGCAAATCAGTCGTCAGTATACTGATGTATCAAAACCGCAAGCTGACACCAGCTATCGAGCACCGCTTAACGAATTTGGTCATGCTCGAAGATTGAGCACCCCAGCAGACACCGATATGCCAACGGCAAACCGTGACACCTTATACTCAAGTGCAGTATTGGATTTAAGCCAAGAACCCTTTGTACTAGAAGTCCCTGAAGTTTCCGATCGTTACTACGTGATCAACATGTTTGATATGTGGCATAACCTTTTCCAGTATGTCGGTACACGCGAAACCGGTAGCCTTGAAAAGCAATTCCTCATTGTGCCACCAGGCTGGGACGCAGATGGTGATATTCCACGTGAGCTCAACATCATTGAAGCCCCAACAAGTAAAGTGTGGCTTTGGGGCCGAACTCAGGTGTTAGACGACAACAATTACGCCAACGCGCATGCTGTCCAAGACGAATACACCCTGACGCCTTTGAGTGAATATATCTCAGGCAAACCTACATCTACTCAACCAGAACTATCCCCTCGTGCCGGTGATGCCAATGATCCTCTTCGCTTTTATCACGAATTAGCCACTTACCTTTCTGATAACCCACTCGATGAACGTCAAAAAGCGATGGCTGGTCAGTTTAAAAAAATTGGCCTAACTAAAGACGGATTCGACTCAGACTCCCTGTCTGATGCGGCAAAAGCAGAACTCGTTCGCGCCATTAGAGACGGACAACAGATCGTAATGGCTCAGCAAGCGAATCCTGCCAACCTTGAGATGAAGGACGGCTGGGTTTACACCTTTGCACTCGATGCTTTTGGGGATGACAACTCTATGCGTTCGTTGATCGCTCACCCTTATCTCGGTGGTCAAGGTCCTAAAGAAGCTATCTACCCGATGGCGGCCACGGATGCTAACGGTCAGCCTCTCAATGGTGAACAAGACTACACGATGACATTTGATGGCGAGCCGCCTGTAGGCGCGTTTTGGTCAGTGACGGTTTACGACGCTAAAACAAAGATGCTAGTGGATAATCCTATCAAGCGCTACAACATCAATAATCTCTCTGATCTTGAGAAAAACCGTGATGGCTCTTTCACGCTGCACCTTTCTCATCAAGCGCCTAAAGACGCAGCGATGAAAGACAATTGGCTACCTACCCCCGATGGCCGATTCTACGTTCTAACACGCCTTTATATTCCTGGGAAAGAGGTTCTTAACATGGACTGGACAGTGCCTGGTCTACAAGCTCAATAA
- a CDS encoding OmpP1/FadL family transporter produces the protein MAPVYFRNCAVACAVISQYGFAAGTLVSEMSHLNVGTAGAGTAALAQGASTAYANPAAMGLLKEKHFALNLATMALDIQYSDNRNELMDSDNAGGVQPYGSIYSVTPLGNRFALGIALAATGGSGLDYGNEYAGRLGLNDLSLSVMQLNPSLSYRLNEKWHIGLGVQIDRAQFEQSFLANQAEIESSSYAFGYNIGATYQIDKAQRLGVTYRSKMEHQLDGKLSLLNQEGETSIGLLNAARMEVSGLHHWVEPFTLLWSIGQEYWSENEATVIEFGHRTVTKTRQFDDVWFASLGGQVALSDRLSLEMGVGYVSSPLDDPSLQSSDLPVDSQMKYSAGAQYRLSRTTDLKAYYSYVDYGSPKIDKGLMNGSFDNHNQFFGVEIDYKF, from the coding sequence ATGGCACCCGTCTACTTTCGAAACTGCGCAGTTGCGTGTGCAGTTATTTCTCAATATGGATTTGCAGCAGGAACATTAGTTTCTGAGATGAGTCACCTTAATGTCGGCACGGCTGGTGCGGGTACAGCTGCGCTAGCTCAAGGAGCTTCGACAGCGTATGCGAACCCAGCAGCAATGGGGTTGTTAAAAGAAAAACATTTTGCCCTTAACTTGGCGACGATGGCGCTTGATATTCAATACAGTGATAACCGAAATGAGCTCATGGATAGTGATAATGCAGGAGGCGTGCAGCCATATGGCTCAATATATTCAGTCACTCCGTTAGGCAATCGCTTTGCGTTAGGTATTGCTCTCGCCGCAACAGGTGGTAGCGGATTAGATTATGGTAATGAGTATGCTGGGCGATTAGGCTTAAATGACCTGTCACTAAGTGTAATGCAGCTTAACCCCTCGTTAAGCTACCGTTTGAATGAAAAGTGGCATATTGGGCTTGGTGTACAAATTGATAGAGCGCAGTTTGAGCAGAGTTTTTTAGCCAATCAAGCTGAAATTGAGTCGAGCTCTTATGCGTTTGGTTACAATATAGGCGCGACGTATCAAATCGACAAAGCCCAACGCTTAGGTGTAACCTACCGCTCGAAGATGGAGCATCAACTTGATGGCAAACTAAGCCTTTTGAACCAAGAGGGTGAGACAAGTATAGGGTTACTTAATGCCGCGCGTATGGAGGTGTCAGGCCTCCATCATTGGGTAGAGCCCTTCACTCTATTGTGGAGTATTGGTCAGGAGTACTGGAGCGAGAATGAGGCGACAGTGATTGAGTTTGGTCATCGAACGGTGACTAAAACCAGACAGTTTGATGATGTGTGGTTTGCCTCGCTGGGTGGCCAAGTTGCCTTGAGCGACAGGCTTTCCTTGGAAATGGGGGTAGGGTATGTAAGCTCACCTTTGGATGACCCAAGCTTACAATCGTCGGATCTGCCAGTAGATAGCCAAATGAAGTATAGCGCAGGGGCGCAATATCGATTATCTAGAACGACTGACCTTAAGGCCTATTACAGTTATGTCGATTACGGTAGCCCTAAGATCGACAAAGGCTTGATGAACGGCAGTTTTGATAATCATAACCAGTTCTTCGGCGTTGAAATCGACTATAAGTTCTGA
- a CDS encoding DUF1254 domain-containing protein translates to MNKSILALSILSTVALPLSAQMTPSAEEELAYNLGLQAFIYGTGPLTVAAVRQTSTSVDTPMDNAMAPLNQMGKTRQLSGPQDRIVPTVNNDTLYSQAHYDLDLSGPMVIEMPETNDRYYIVQLLDAYSDSITDLHAGNMGRSGSKVLLVNKDWNGEVPEGIDHVVESRTPMVWLIHRTGVFGPKDIEEAINVNEAFVTYPVSELGKKRESLKLAKSTGRIPAMARPSGLDWYAVIDHELRKNPLPEAQAMVEQFEYIGIGGDTPFDPDTLSEAQKRGMLRALDSAQLIIQYAGRDIGTTNNGWSMMFKGGKYGNDYLSRASINLRAAGLNVPERALYPNRYTDSEGIQLNGANEYRMVMPADAPAKAFWSLTMYDAKHLFMVENEIDRYSVSTNRKDELIYAEDGTLPICIQHEKPGDESCNWLPAPKDDFYLHLRLYEPTQSVLSNQYPLPQVIKQ, encoded by the coding sequence ATGAACAAATCCATTCTTGCTCTTTCTATTCTTTCCACCGTAGCACTCCCATTATCTGCACAAATGACACCGTCAGCTGAAGAGGAGTTGGCATACAATTTGGGCTTACAAGCGTTTATCTATGGTACTGGACCTTTGACTGTTGCTGCTGTGCGTCAAACCTCAACGTCCGTTGACACTCCAATGGATAATGCAATGGCACCCCTTAACCAAATGGGGAAGACACGTCAGTTGTCTGGGCCTCAAGATCGTATTGTCCCTACAGTTAACAACGACACACTGTATTCTCAGGCGCATTATGATCTCGATTTATCTGGGCCAATGGTGATAGAGATGCCGGAAACGAATGATCGCTATTATATCGTACAGTTGCTGGATGCCTACTCTGACTCCATTACTGATCTGCATGCAGGGAATATGGGACGCTCAGGCAGTAAAGTACTTTTGGTCAATAAAGACTGGAACGGTGAAGTACCAGAAGGTATTGATCATGTGGTTGAGTCAAGAACACCAATGGTTTGGTTGATTCATCGAACTGGCGTGTTTGGTCCGAAAGATATTGAAGAGGCCATCAATGTAAATGAAGCGTTTGTGACCTACCCAGTATCCGAACTCGGTAAAAAACGAGAGTCTCTGAAGCTGGCTAAATCTACAGGACGTATTCCCGCAATGGCTAGGCCATCAGGCCTTGATTGGTATGCGGTTATCGATCATGAGTTGCGCAAAAATCCATTACCAGAAGCCCAAGCAATGGTGGAGCAGTTTGAGTATATTGGGATTGGCGGTGATACGCCTTTTGATCCAGACACCTTAAGTGAAGCCCAAAAGAGGGGCATGCTCCGTGCTTTGGACTCTGCGCAGCTGATTATTCAATATGCAGGGCGCGATATTGGTACAACCAACAATGGTTGGTCGATGATGTTTAAAGGTGGCAAATATGGTAACGATTACTTAAGCCGTGCCAGTATCAATCTTCGTGCGGCAGGCCTCAATGTACCTGAACGCGCACTATATCCAAACCGCTACACCGACAGTGAAGGCATACAGCTCAACGGTGCCAATGAATATCGAATGGTCATGCCAGCAGATGCACCCGCAAAAGCTTTTTGGTCGTTGACCATGTATGACGCGAAACACTTGTTCATGGTTGAAAATGAGATTGATCGTTACTCTGTGTCTACCAACCGAAAAGATGAGCTGATTTACGCTGAGGACGGCACGCTCCCAATCTGTATTCAACATGAAAAACCAGGTGATGAAAGTTGCAACTGGCTTCCAGCACCAAAAGATGATTTTTACTTACACCTACGTCTCTATGAGCCAACGCAATCAGTATTGAGTAATCAATATCCGTTGCCGCAAGTGATAAAACAGTAA
- a CDS encoding pirin family protein, translating into MLSVRKSEDRGLASFSWLESKHSFSFGSYYDPDNMGFSALRVINDDIVAPHAGFETHGHRNMEIISFILEGTIEHKDSEGNTKTIKAGEFQLMSAGSGIYHSEFNASSTEPLRFLQIWVEPNRINSEPRYQQENFGKNPGVTTIATPSGENQSFQIYQDASLHQLVLLPQQELTLDLDHQRSLYVHQIEGVLDVEGHKLMPGDGLKVTDQQSIKVLNNSQQTVLALVFDLP; encoded by the coding sequence ATGTTAAGTGTACGAAAATCCGAAGATCGCGGTTTGGCCTCATTTAGTTGGCTTGAAAGCAAACACAGCTTTTCGTTCGGTAGTTATTATGACCCTGATAACATGGGCTTTTCAGCATTGAGAGTTATCAATGATGATATCGTTGCGCCCCATGCAGGCTTTGAGACCCATGGTCACCGAAATATGGAGATCATCAGCTTCATATTAGAAGGCACGATAGAACACAAAGACAGCGAGGGTAATACCAAAACTATTAAGGCTGGTGAGTTTCAACTGATGTCTGCGGGCTCGGGTATCTATCATAGCGAATTTAACGCATCGTCCACCGAACCGTTGCGCTTTCTGCAAATCTGGGTTGAACCTAACCGAATTAACTCTGAGCCTCGTTATCAGCAAGAGAATTTCGGTAAAAATCCGGGAGTCACCACCATAGCAACACCGAGTGGTGAGAATCAGAGCTTTCAGATTTATCAAGATGCATCATTGCATCAATTGGTTTTGTTACCTCAACAAGAGTTAACCCTTGACCTTGACCACCAGCGCTCTCTCTACGTACACCAGATAGAAGGTGTGTTGGACGTAGAGGGTCATAAACTTATGCCAGGTGATGGTCTAAAAGTAACTGACCAACAAAGTATTAAAGTGCTAAACAACTCCCAGCAAACCGTGCTGGCACTTGTATTTGATCTACCGTAG
- a CDS encoding DUF1800 family protein, translating into MQTLNNKRVQQLLLQATMGFKSSDVERVQEEGSIESWIDSQVEHWRTSLVNRQNEMQKLHDEEKWTDVHFNVAYTDMLINRNDILRHRVSYVLTQLFVVSKNDPELKRGERRIAFSQYYDILSQHCFGDFEALLFHMATSPVMGQYLTYLNNDHIEGVAPDENFARELMQLFTIGPAMLNNDGTIMTDDLGRPVPSYSQQDIEEGAKVMTGWGLHNDDWLRPMREKDDAHNLDKKTILGKEIYAGGSAEEDLKSYIRILCEHDNIAPFVAKFFIQKMVSSNPSKDFVQRVSNAFRSSDLNMTVLLKAILTDHEASYSREDATDGLIRDPLIVLSHAFRALNLTLKPQYAMLPNAYSWHDRRTIMHGPSVFYYYQPEEAPNDPRFTGLAAPEFKLYNWDDIYHYFRQVTDLAVRLESQSGSSAYMNRPAIERHFADKDNTNSIHNLINELDKHLFAKSMSEKTKDIIYEFVSRANRNNDNVLRALITQLILSPEFMTQG; encoded by the coding sequence ATGCAGACGTTAAACAATAAGAGAGTTCAACAACTCCTATTACAAGCCACTATGGGCTTTAAAAGCAGTGATGTCGAAAGAGTACAAGAAGAGGGCAGTATTGAATCTTGGATAGATTCTCAAGTCGAACACTGGCGCACCTCACTCGTCAATCGTCAAAATGAGATGCAGAAGCTGCACGATGAAGAGAAGTGGACAGATGTCCACTTTAATGTTGCGTATACCGACATGCTGATCAACAGAAACGATATTCTTAGGCATCGTGTTAGTTATGTCCTGACTCAACTCTTCGTAGTAAGCAAAAATGACCCCGAATTAAAACGTGGTGAGCGACGTATCGCGTTTTCGCAATACTATGACATCCTCTCACAGCATTGTTTTGGTGATTTTGAAGCGCTTCTTTTCCATATGGCGACATCACCCGTTATGGGACAATATTTAACTTATCTCAACAACGATCATATTGAGGGCGTAGCGCCTGATGAGAATTTTGCACGTGAGTTAATGCAGCTGTTCACCATCGGCCCAGCGATGTTGAACAACGATGGAACCATCATGACAGATGATTTAGGTCGTCCAGTGCCGTCTTACTCTCAACAAGATATAGAAGAGGGGGCGAAAGTGATGACAGGATGGGGGCTACATAATGATGATTGGCTCAGGCCAATGCGTGAGAAAGACGATGCACACAATCTCGATAAGAAAACAATTTTAGGTAAAGAGATCTATGCTGGTGGCAGCGCCGAAGAAGACTTAAAATCCTATATTCGAATCTTGTGTGAGCACGATAATATCGCTCCTTTCGTTGCAAAGTTCTTTATTCAAAAAATGGTGTCATCGAACCCGTCGAAAGACTTTGTGCAACGAGTGAGTAATGCGTTTCGAAGCAGCGATTTGAATATGACTGTATTGCTCAAAGCCATATTAACTGATCACGAAGCAAGTTATAGTCGTGAAGATGCCACCGATGGGCTCATACGTGATCCACTGATTGTGCTTTCACACGCCTTTCGTGCGCTTAACCTCACCCTGAAACCACAATACGCCATGTTACCGAATGCCTATTCTTGGCATGACAGAAGAACCATTATGCATGGACCAAGCGTATTTTATTACTATCAGCCAGAAGAGGCGCCTAACGATCCTCGTTTCACAGGCTTAGCAGCTCCCGAGTTCAAACTTTATAACTGGGATGACATCTACCACTACTTCCGACAAGTGACCGATCTAGCGGTACGCCTTGAGTCTCAAAGTGGTTCCAGTGCATATATGAATCGACCGGCCATTGAACGTCATTTCGCAGATAAAGACAATACCAATAGCATTCACAATTTAATCAATGAGCTAGATAAGCATTTGTTTGCAAAGTCGATGAGCGAAAAGACCAAGGACATTATTTATGAATTTGTTTCACGAGCAAATCGAAATAACGACAATGTGTTGCGTGCGCTTATTACGCAACTCATTCTATCACCAGAATTTATGACTCAGGGGTAA
- a CDS encoding sunset domain-containing protein, with protein sequence MGHSNPFVTGERVWKLGHQNSREGLMDAYRAQSVPMNFNVRFVRGNKNSKVYHLPEGCPSYNQISEKNIALFSSEQKAIEAGYRRAGNCRN encoded by the coding sequence ATGGGTCACAGTAACCCTTTTGTTACCGGTGAACGAGTGTGGAAGTTGGGGCATCAGAATAGCCGAGAAGGGCTAATGGATGCTTACAGAGCCCAAAGTGTTCCGATGAACTTCAACGTACGTTTTGTTAGAGGGAATAAAAACTCAAAGGTGTATCATCTACCGGAAGGTTGCCCAAGCTATAATCAAATTAGCGAAAAAAACATCGCTCTATTTAGCTCAGAGCAGAAGGCAATTGAGGCGGGTTATCGCCGAGCAGGCAACTGCCGTAACTAA
- a CDS encoding DUF1501 domain-containing protein: MKLSRRSFLKGGVSAAGVTALNLTSPAAHALTSRCDNTMPYKALVGINLGGGNDGFNCFVPKNSAKYDDYKTLRTSLAFERNELLELNLSDQQLELALSPEIEAIKWLFDEGKGLPVLNVGPLMKERTENVDIDTLKPVHIFSHNHQSAVTQTHTADTITNQGWGGLSAHLLENAFSLEELTPIFEMGSQTVWTNSIPKSANRIGTKMPNDMPLKDLGSELYDAFRRDYMTQGSIYKEYYAEQCYEAQDKFDEFEQIFADTRDFGFDEDSSIGQQLRVILLLLLNRDKFQQPAQFFSATLGGFDTHSAQKVNQGELLRELASQLSVFYQRLDEFGLTESVTTFTFSEFGRTLEPNGSGTDHGWGNCHFVLGGDVHGGRILGDWPNLAPGSDDLLSRGRVVPTMSVDLFHASLLKWMGVHETGLETLFPSLKDFDQKSLPIFRNCDSGNDSKLTISGATASGENANGIDKIEHGIDGDFNTKWSAKGVGTIYTVELNKQSTVHALKFAQAQGDVRKYFIDIETSIDGSHYEYLMAVTTEGISSDLVEYSVGSVEAKYIRFICNGNTDTNISLREWNNFRHIEVWGR, encoded by the coding sequence ATGAAGCTTTCAAGACGATCTTTTCTTAAAGGCGGCGTATCGGCTGCGGGTGTAACAGCGCTTAATTTAACAAGTCCAGCCGCACATGCGTTGACCTCGCGCTGTGACAATACGATGCCTTATAAGGCCCTAGTCGGTATTAATTTAGGTGGTGGTAATGATGGATTTAACTGCTTTGTACCAAAAAATAGTGCCAAGTACGATGATTATAAGACGCTGCGCACATCACTAGCTTTTGAGCGAAATGAATTATTGGAATTGAACCTAAGTGATCAGCAATTGGAGCTCGCTCTTTCACCAGAGATAGAAGCGATCAAATGGCTGTTTGATGAAGGGAAAGGGCTACCCGTTTTGAACGTAGGCCCTTTGATGAAAGAGAGAACAGAAAATGTCGATATTGATACCTTGAAGCCAGTACATATTTTCTCTCACAATCATCAAAGTGCAGTGACTCAGACACATACGGCAGACACCATCACCAACCAAGGTTGGGGGGGGTTATCAGCACATTTACTAGAAAATGCATTTAGTTTAGAAGAGCTTACCCCTATTTTCGAAATGGGCTCTCAAACGGTTTGGACTAACAGTATTCCAAAATCCGCAAACCGTATCGGTACGAAAATGCCAAATGATATGCCGTTGAAAGATCTTGGTTCAGAGCTTTATGACGCATTTCGCCGAGACTACATGACACAAGGTTCGATCTATAAAGAATACTATGCTGAGCAATGCTATGAAGCCCAAGATAAGTTCGATGAGTTCGAGCAAATTTTTGCTGACACCCGAGATTTTGGTTTCGACGAAGATTCTTCAATAGGTCAGCAGTTACGTGTCATCTTATTATTATTACTTAATAGAGATAAATTCCAACAGCCTGCACAATTTTTCTCTGCCACACTTGGTGGATTTGACACTCACAGTGCACAAAAAGTAAACCAAGGTGAACTACTTAGAGAGCTAGCCTCACAGCTCTCTGTATTCTATCAGCGTCTTGATGAGTTTGGTCTAACAGAGTCAGTGACTACGTTTACTTTCTCGGAGTTTGGCCGCACGCTAGAGCCGAATGGCTCAGGGACAGACCACGGTTGGGGTAACTGTCATTTTGTGCTGGGTGGAGATGTACACGGAGGGCGAATTCTCGGTGATTGGCCAAACCTTGCTCCAGGGAGCGATGATTTGCTGAGCCGTGGACGTGTCGTGCCAACGATGAGTGTCGATCTATTTCATGCATCACTGCTGAAGTGGATGGGGGTGCATGAGACAGGTTTAGAGACACTGTTTCCCTCTTTGAAGGATTTTGATCAAAAGTCTCTGCCAATATTCCGCAATTGTGACTCCGGTAATGACTCAAAACTTACCATTTCTGGTGCGACAGCTAGTGGAGAAAATGCCAATGGAATTGACAAAATCGAACATGGAATCGATGGTGACTTCAATACTAAATGGTCAGCGAAAGGGGTAGGTACAATTTACACCGTTGAGTTGAATAAACAATCAACAGTTCATGCACTGAAGTTTGCGCAGGCACAAGGCGATGTACGCAAATATTTCATCGATATTGAAACGAGTATAGATGGCAGTCACTATGAATATCTTATGGCAGTGACAACCGAAGGTATTAGTAGTGATCTGGTTGAATATTCTGTTGGGTCGGTTGAAGCTAAATATATTCGCTTCATTTGTAATGGTAACACCGATACAAATATTTCTCTGCGAGAATGGAATAACTTCCGACACATCGAGGTGTGGGGCAGGTAG
- a CDS encoding helix-turn-helix domain-containing protein, whose protein sequence is MTQHQDPIAPLIKSGYARILLELFREYHQDAHSAIKESGLPADLFDLDQEFVPQAPVKKLIYLLGNQLGMTQFNELLKTAIRLKAIPRLIYEFSQCATIRDALELTKQVYQYDSTAANVGLETQHGRSWYWCMRHYEDSLPFVWSEVYAIMYIIELIRTMTKTDWQPKYIKVQSHDIALHRAVIGGSPQYIVSNHRIEVLIEEHILEMTPNITRDDSANKPPLVTWHSNFTDRVFTALLPYIKQQDVTLEYAAGLLKMSPRTLQRRLKEEKTNFRNIKDNLVFTAAVEMMEQEQTLTHISTQLGFSDIAHFSRAFKRISGLTPKIYRRTVLNLSR, encoded by the coding sequence ATGACTCAGCATCAAGACCCTATCGCTCCTTTAATTAAGTCGGGCTATGCTCGTATCTTGCTCGAGCTTTTTCGTGAGTATCACCAGGATGCTCACTCGGCCATAAAAGAGTCGGGACTACCTGCTGATTTGTTTGATTTAGACCAAGAGTTTGTACCACAAGCACCCGTTAAAAAACTGATTTACCTATTGGGTAACCAGTTAGGAATGACTCAGTTTAACGAGCTACTCAAAACCGCAATTCGTCTGAAAGCAATCCCTAGACTGATCTATGAGTTTTCGCAATGCGCAACCATTCGCGATGCACTAGAACTCACGAAACAGGTTTATCAATACGATTCAACCGCAGCTAACGTTGGGCTGGAAACTCAACACGGTCGAAGTTGGTATTGGTGTATGCGCCACTATGAAGACTCACTGCCGTTTGTCTGGTCTGAAGTCTACGCAATAATGTATATCATTGAACTTATCCGAACGATGACCAAAACTGACTGGCAACCGAAGTACATCAAAGTACAGTCTCATGATATTGCTTTACACCGTGCGGTAATTGGAGGCTCTCCACAGTATATTGTCTCCAACCATCGCATTGAAGTTTTAATCGAGGAACACATTCTTGAAATGACGCCTAACATTACGAGAGACGACTCTGCAAACAAGCCACCACTGGTCACTTGGCATTCCAACTTTACTGATCGTGTCTTCACTGCTCTACTCCCGTATATTAAACAGCAGGATGTCACTCTGGAATATGCTGCAGGCCTGTTGAAAATGAGTCCACGAACACTTCAAAGACGCTTGAAGGAAGAGAAAACCAATTTTAGAAACATTAAAGATAATTTGGTGTTTACTGCGGCAGTGGAAATGATGGAGCAGGAGCAAACACTAACGCATATCTCTACCCAGCTTGGTTTTTCTGATATCGCGCACTTTTCCCGGGCTTTTAAACGGATTAGCGGCTTAACACCTAAGATCTATCGTAGAACAGTATTAAATCTTAGCCGTTAA